One Mugil cephalus isolate CIBA_MC_2020 chromosome 8, CIBA_Mcephalus_1.1, whole genome shotgun sequence genomic window carries:
- the nr6a1a gene encoding nuclear receptor subfamily 6 group A member 1-A isoform X2, with protein sequence MKEENPLDDDPADQRTCLICGDRATGLHYGIISCEGCKGFFKRSICNKRVYRCSRDKNCEMSRKQRNRCQYCRLLKCLQMGMNRKAIREDGMPGGRNKSIGPVQITEEEIERIMSGQEFKEDAPEHTWGNNGDSDHSSPSNGASEGNQPSPASTLSSNRSVEMNGYTAALRDQYINTSMSTHYQLLPHLFSYAAQSGLLAPQPRSLYPQSHPLVLQLVAAEDLAPLATPMLIEDGYKVTQVELFALLCRLADELLFRQISWIKKLPFFCELSIEDYTCLLSSTWQELILLSCLTIYSAQIFGDLADVTAKYTPSDDELQGFSEDGMEVMERLIYLFRKFHQLKISNEEYACMKAINFLNQDIRGLSNISQLEQLNKRYWYVCQDYAEYKYPHQPKRFPEIMMCLPEIRCIAGKLVNVPLEQLPLLFKAVLHSCKSSLTSYRTGPSPCVTASSGN encoded by the exons aTGATCCAGCTGACCAGCGAACTTGCCTTATCTGTGGAGATCGTGCAACAGGCCTGCACTATGGCATTATATCTTGTGAAGGCTGCAAGGGCTTCTTCAAGCGCAGCATCTGCAATAAGCGGGTGTACCGCTGCAGCCGTGACAAGAACTGCGAGATGTCACGCAAGCAGCGCAACCGCTGCCAGTACTGCCGCCTGCTCAAGTGTCTGCAGATGGGGATGAACCGCAAAG CAATCAGGGAGGATGGCATGCCAGGAGGGAGGAACAAAAGCATCGGGCCTGTACAG atcacagaggaggagattgAGCGGATCATGTCGGGGCAGGAGTTCAAGGAAGATGCCCCTGAGCACACCTGGGGCAACAATGGCGACAGTGACCACAGCTCTCCCAGCAACGGAGCCTCAGAGGGCAACCAGCCGTCACCCGCCTCTACTCTGTCATCCAA TCGCTCCGTAGAAATGAACGGCTACACAGCAGCCCTCAGGGACCAGTACATCAACACTTCCATGTCCACACACTACCAGCTCCTGCCTCACCTCTTCAGCTATGCCGCCCAGTCTGGCCTGCTGGCCCCTCAGCCCCGCAGCCTGTACCCGCAGTCCCACCCTCTGGTGCTGCAGCTGGTGGCTGCTGAAGACCTGGCCCCTCTGGCTACTCCCATGCTTATAGAGGACGG GTACAAGGTGACACAGGTGGAGCTGTTCGCCCTGCTGTGTCGCCTGGCGGACGAGCTGCTCTTCCGCCAAATCTCCTGGATCAAGAAGCTGCCCTTCTTCTGCGAGCTCTCCATCGAAGACTACACCTGCCTGCTCAGCTCCACCTGGCAGGAGCTCATCCTGCTCTCCTGCCTCACCATCTACAGCGCCCAGATATTCGGCGACCTGGCTGACGTCACCGCCAAGTACACGCCGTCTGACGACGAGCTGCAGGG CTTCAGCGAGGATGGGATGGAAGTGATGGAGAGGCTGATATATCTGTTTCGCAAGTTCCACCAGCTGAAGATCAGCAATGAGGAATACGCGTGTATGAAAGCCATCAACTTCCTCAACCAAG ATATCAGAGGACTGTCCAACATCTCCCAGCTTGAGCAGCTGAACAAGCGCTACTGGTATGTGTGTCAGGACTACGCTGAGTACAAGTACCCGCATCAGCCTAAACGCTTCCCTGAGATCATGATGTGTCTGCCGGAGATACGCTGCATTGCCG GGAAGTTGGTGAATGTACCTTTAGAGCAGCTCCCTCTCTTGTTCAAAGCAGTATTGCACTCCTGCAAATCCAGCCTGACCAGCTACAGGACCGGCCCATCGCCCTGCGTGACCGCCTCCTCCGGAAACTAA
- the nr6a1a gene encoding nuclear receptor subfamily 6 group A member 1-A isoform X1, which yields MEIEKRTNGFDYPERNNAKSVNGFYSDHPLESEHNDSMDAINESSLDDPADQRTCLICGDRATGLHYGIISCEGCKGFFKRSICNKRVYRCSRDKNCEMSRKQRNRCQYCRLLKCLQMGMNRKAIREDGMPGGRNKSIGPVQITEEEIERIMSGQEFKEDAPEHTWGNNGDSDHSSPSNGASEGNQPSPASTLSSNRSVEMNGYTAALRDQYINTSMSTHYQLLPHLFSYAAQSGLLAPQPRSLYPQSHPLVLQLVAAEDLAPLATPMLIEDGYKVTQVELFALLCRLADELLFRQISWIKKLPFFCELSIEDYTCLLSSTWQELILLSCLTIYSAQIFGDLADVTAKYTPSDDELQGFSEDGMEVMERLIYLFRKFHQLKISNEEYACMKAINFLNQDIRGLSNISQLEQLNKRYWYVCQDYAEYKYPHQPKRFPEIMMCLPEIRCIAGKLVNVPLEQLPLLFKAVLHSCKSSLTSYRTGPSPCVTASSGN from the exons aTGATCCAGCTGACCAGCGAACTTGCCTTATCTGTGGAGATCGTGCAACAGGCCTGCACTATGGCATTATATCTTGTGAAGGCTGCAAGGGCTTCTTCAAGCGCAGCATCTGCAATAAGCGGGTGTACCGCTGCAGCCGTGACAAGAACTGCGAGATGTCACGCAAGCAGCGCAACCGCTGCCAGTACTGCCGCCTGCTCAAGTGTCTGCAGATGGGGATGAACCGCAAAG CAATCAGGGAGGATGGCATGCCAGGAGGGAGGAACAAAAGCATCGGGCCTGTACAG atcacagaggaggagattgAGCGGATCATGTCGGGGCAGGAGTTCAAGGAAGATGCCCCTGAGCACACCTGGGGCAACAATGGCGACAGTGACCACAGCTCTCCCAGCAACGGAGCCTCAGAGGGCAACCAGCCGTCACCCGCCTCTACTCTGTCATCCAA TCGCTCCGTAGAAATGAACGGCTACACAGCAGCCCTCAGGGACCAGTACATCAACACTTCCATGTCCACACACTACCAGCTCCTGCCTCACCTCTTCAGCTATGCCGCCCAGTCTGGCCTGCTGGCCCCTCAGCCCCGCAGCCTGTACCCGCAGTCCCACCCTCTGGTGCTGCAGCTGGTGGCTGCTGAAGACCTGGCCCCTCTGGCTACTCCCATGCTTATAGAGGACGG GTACAAGGTGACACAGGTGGAGCTGTTCGCCCTGCTGTGTCGCCTGGCGGACGAGCTGCTCTTCCGCCAAATCTCCTGGATCAAGAAGCTGCCCTTCTTCTGCGAGCTCTCCATCGAAGACTACACCTGCCTGCTCAGCTCCACCTGGCAGGAGCTCATCCTGCTCTCCTGCCTCACCATCTACAGCGCCCAGATATTCGGCGACCTGGCTGACGTCACCGCCAAGTACACGCCGTCTGACGACGAGCTGCAGGG CTTCAGCGAGGATGGGATGGAAGTGATGGAGAGGCTGATATATCTGTTTCGCAAGTTCCACCAGCTGAAGATCAGCAATGAGGAATACGCGTGTATGAAAGCCATCAACTTCCTCAACCAAG ATATCAGAGGACTGTCCAACATCTCCCAGCTTGAGCAGCTGAACAAGCGCTACTGGTATGTGTGTCAGGACTACGCTGAGTACAAGTACCCGCATCAGCCTAAACGCTTCCCTGAGATCATGATGTGTCTGCCGGAGATACGCTGCATTGCCG GGAAGTTGGTGAATGTACCTTTAGAGCAGCTCCCTCTCTTGTTCAAAGCAGTATTGCACTCCTGCAAATCCAGCCTGACCAGCTACAGGACCGGCCCATCGCCCTGCGTGACCGCCTCCTCCGGAAACTAA
- the nr6a1a gene encoding nuclear receptor subfamily 6 group A member 1-A isoform X3 yields the protein MDTWEDDPADQRTCLICGDRATGLHYGIISCEGCKGFFKRSICNKRVYRCSRDKNCEMSRKQRNRCQYCRLLKCLQMGMNRKAIREDGMPGGRNKSIGPVQITEEEIERIMSGQEFKEDAPEHTWGNNGDSDHSSPSNGASEGNQPSPASTLSSNRSVEMNGYTAALRDQYINTSMSTHYQLLPHLFSYAAQSGLLAPQPRSLYPQSHPLVLQLVAAEDLAPLATPMLIEDGYKVTQVELFALLCRLADELLFRQISWIKKLPFFCELSIEDYTCLLSSTWQELILLSCLTIYSAQIFGDLADVTAKYTPSDDELQGFSEDGMEVMERLIYLFRKFHQLKISNEEYACMKAINFLNQDIRGLSNISQLEQLNKRYWYVCQDYAEYKYPHQPKRFPEIMMCLPEIRCIAGKLVNVPLEQLPLLFKAVLHSCKSSLTSYRTGPSPCVTASSGN from the exons aTGATCCAGCTGACCAGCGAACTTGCCTTATCTGTGGAGATCGTGCAACAGGCCTGCACTATGGCATTATATCTTGTGAAGGCTGCAAGGGCTTCTTCAAGCGCAGCATCTGCAATAAGCGGGTGTACCGCTGCAGCCGTGACAAGAACTGCGAGATGTCACGCAAGCAGCGCAACCGCTGCCAGTACTGCCGCCTGCTCAAGTGTCTGCAGATGGGGATGAACCGCAAAG CAATCAGGGAGGATGGCATGCCAGGAGGGAGGAACAAAAGCATCGGGCCTGTACAG atcacagaggaggagattgAGCGGATCATGTCGGGGCAGGAGTTCAAGGAAGATGCCCCTGAGCACACCTGGGGCAACAATGGCGACAGTGACCACAGCTCTCCCAGCAACGGAGCCTCAGAGGGCAACCAGCCGTCACCCGCCTCTACTCTGTCATCCAA TCGCTCCGTAGAAATGAACGGCTACACAGCAGCCCTCAGGGACCAGTACATCAACACTTCCATGTCCACACACTACCAGCTCCTGCCTCACCTCTTCAGCTATGCCGCCCAGTCTGGCCTGCTGGCCCCTCAGCCCCGCAGCCTGTACCCGCAGTCCCACCCTCTGGTGCTGCAGCTGGTGGCTGCTGAAGACCTGGCCCCTCTGGCTACTCCCATGCTTATAGAGGACGG GTACAAGGTGACACAGGTGGAGCTGTTCGCCCTGCTGTGTCGCCTGGCGGACGAGCTGCTCTTCCGCCAAATCTCCTGGATCAAGAAGCTGCCCTTCTTCTGCGAGCTCTCCATCGAAGACTACACCTGCCTGCTCAGCTCCACCTGGCAGGAGCTCATCCTGCTCTCCTGCCTCACCATCTACAGCGCCCAGATATTCGGCGACCTGGCTGACGTCACCGCCAAGTACACGCCGTCTGACGACGAGCTGCAGGG CTTCAGCGAGGATGGGATGGAAGTGATGGAGAGGCTGATATATCTGTTTCGCAAGTTCCACCAGCTGAAGATCAGCAATGAGGAATACGCGTGTATGAAAGCCATCAACTTCCTCAACCAAG ATATCAGAGGACTGTCCAACATCTCCCAGCTTGAGCAGCTGAACAAGCGCTACTGGTATGTGTGTCAGGACTACGCTGAGTACAAGTACCCGCATCAGCCTAAACGCTTCCCTGAGATCATGATGTGTCTGCCGGAGATACGCTGCATTGCCG GGAAGTTGGTGAATGTACCTTTAGAGCAGCTCCCTCTCTTGTTCAAAGCAGTATTGCACTCCTGCAAATCCAGCCTGACCAGCTACAGGACCGGCCCATCGCCCTGCGTGACCGCCTCCTCCGGAAACTAA